The following nucleotide sequence is from Salvia miltiorrhiza cultivar Shanhuang (shh) chromosome 7, IMPLAD_Smil_shh, whole genome shotgun sequence.
ttttcacaattttaccATTATAACTTACAATTTTACACACAATCTACTAATCAATACCTTTAGGAGGCGTTTTTGTTTGAGTGATAAggtatgattgataaaataatccaccTTAATCAAatgtttggtttgcatgattgagtcCGTGATTGATAATACGACCCGCATCTAATCATCCAgttgagtgattatttatcaccccaaaATTGAgtggattatttaatcacccctcCAATCCTATCAATCTTATATATTTCATCCACCAAACTAAACGCTCCCTTAGGGGGTTGTATCCGTTCAGGAACTttgtagatttttaaaatcaaaggattttaaaagtctatgaattTCACATAGATTCTTTCGTGTATTTTGGAATTCTAATAGGAATCTACAtagattttggatgaattttatcatgaatttgacgtgatttttacggatttgaaataaaaaaatcccAGCATCCATTGGCTCAAGCGAGCGCTGGACCCAGcacccagcgatcgctgggtgccagcgaccgctgggagCCCCGCTGGCTTCTTCTACCTGCTATCTGCGGCCGCTGGGTTTCAGCCGGCGCTGGCTTCTTCGAGCCGCGGCCGCTGGATCCCAGCCGGCGCTGGCATTTCAAGATTTCCGAATTCTCGTGGTCCGAGctcggatttgttcatgtgtattttttgaatgaaatcaatgGAAATCAATCCAATgttaaaatccatagatttttaaatacacccagattttcatagagttttaaaagtcttgaacgaatacacccagatttttatagacttttaaaagtcttgaatgaatacacccagattttcatagacttttaaaagtcttgaacgaatacacccagattttaaaagtctgtagaaatctattaaaatcctgaacgaatacaccccccttaatgtGAGACTAtttcttcactatcaatactctaaacaacttttcattaaaattcaTGCTGGAAGCACCTAAGCATATTTatgggggacggagggaatagaCTACAtaacaaaacaaacaaataaatagtCGACAACAATGCGTTTCCCGCATGCATAAACCATCCATAGGCGGCAAGTACTCCACCGCTCGAAACAGTCTTATCCTTAAGGCTAAAGTAGGGAAATTGTCCTTGAACGTCAGATATATCCATCCACGTAGTCTCTTACGCATCTAACCCATCCCACTTGATCAAAACTTGCTCCACTGACTGTCCACGACGCTCAACAATCCTTCAATCCACCACATGTTATGGTAAAAATGGTGGATCTACTGCCATGAGATCCTCCGGAAGGACCAGATCAGCTTGTACCACACCAATCTCTTTCTTCAATAATAAAACATGGAATACTGGGTGGATATTAGAATCGGGTGGAAGCTTTAAGCGATAGGCAATAGAACCCACCCTTGGTTCAACTTCAAACAGATTAAAAAAATGTGGCATCAACTTTCGATTTCTATTTTTTAACAAAGTTGACTGCCGATAGGGCCGAAACTTTAGATAAACAAGAGCATCGACATGTATCTCCACATCACGCATGTGCTTATGAGCTTCACGCAGCATCCTTTGCTGGGCGCATTCCAAATGATAGCGCAAATGCATCAGAACTTCATCGTAAGACGTCAATGAATCTGCCATCGATTGCACTCGAACTTCTCTTGGCAGAAAATGACACATGCACAAGTGGAGGACGACCATAAACAACCTCAAATGGTGTTGTACTTGTTGTAGAGTGGAATCCTATGTTGTAACAATACTCAGCCCATGATAACCACTTAGCCCACTGTTTATGACTCTTCAACGAGAAACAACGCAAATAAGTTTCCACACATCTATTCAATACTTTTTTTGGCCATCAGTCTCGGGATAGTACGCCAAGCTCATCTACAGAGTAGTGTCGGCCATGTGAAACAACTCTTTCCAAAATGAACTAAGAAAAATAGGATCACGATCAGATGCAATTGAACTTGGAATACTATGTAGGTGAACTATCTCACGAATGAAGATTTTCACCATGAATTTCGTCGTGAAAGGATGGTGAAGAGCCAAAAAATGACCATACTTGGAGAATCTATTCATCACGACTAACACACAATCCACTAAACCTGAGTGTGGATAGCTTGAGACAAAATCAAGATTAATATCATTCCAAATTTGAGCCGGAATTGACAAGGCTGTCAACAACCCAGCTGGAGATTTTGTCTCATATTTGTTCTTTTGCAAACCACACACACTGCCACGAATTGAGTGACATGCTTCATCATTTCTGACTAGCATACGATGGTTGCCAAACGACTAATTTGAATTAATACACAAATTCTAATTGATCTAATTGAGTTGGAGATTTCAAATTTGAATATCCAATTTAATCAATTCAATCTCTAATTTGATGATTTCGAATTAGGAGTATCTCAATTGAATTCGGgatttcaaaattgattttCCAATTctaattgaattgaaataaggAAAATGCGATAAAAGTTAAAATATAACcacaaatttatttatataaataaatagataaatcttacacataattaaataaatttatataatattttaaattctatttttagatatttcattaaatttttatgtacaaattcatattaaaattaatacaaattttattcTCCTTAGTTGCATTAAAAACTACTACTACTATTTAAAaatacttttcaatttaaaataagTATAATTATACAATCATGTTTTTGAAATAAACTAAGTAgtctccttaattgcattaaaaactactactattattttaaaatgttttgaaaggaaaaaaaggatattaatctacttattttttcaccaactaacaaaaataaaatgaataaatagtgTCATGTTCAACATTAGAAATAAATgagataacaaaaaataattttaacattttaaataATCATAACGTATTcgtttcaaattcattttttataattttacatcaaattaaagatcatttcgtaatctttaatttagCATTAATATTGAGCTCATTCAAGCCGACTCTAGCATGAGCGTAAAGGTCGCAGACGTCCCTCTTGTATCTCCTATAGAGCGTTTCAGGCTTTTATTGACGATAATGAGCTCATTCAAGCCGACTCTAGCGGACCGTTTTACACTTGGACGGATCGTCACCAGTTTCCTCTTACTACGAAATCCGTGTTGGACAGAGTTCTTTTTACCAATGCTTTTGTTGATCATTGGCATTCAGCGGATGTTATTGTGCTTCCTTGCAATGGATCGGATCACGCCCCTATTCTGCTTAAGGCACATCCGGCTCCTTCCGCTGCGATTTCAAAGCCTTTTCGTTTTTTAAATATGTGGTGTGATCATTCTGACTTTCTTCCTATGGTTTCTAGATCTTGGTCTGCCCCTATTGATTGCCGTTGTCCCATGATTCGGTTTATGCAAAAGCTCAAGCGTCTCAGAAAGGATATTAAAATTTGGAATCGGGAGGTTTTTGGTAATTTCAATGTTTCGCTGGCGGACTTGAATTCTAAACTTTCTTTGCTGCAGATTAAGGTTGACAACAATGGTTATTCAGATGCTCTTTTTGATAGCGAGGCGCAACTTCAGGCTTCGATTGCCTCGATTCTTTCTCGACTACCTGCTCTCCTTCAGCAGAAGAGCAGGGTTTGTTGGCTTACCGATGGTGATCGTAACACTCGTTTCTTTCATAACATGGTGAAAATGCGAAGCTCTACTCTTACTATCAAATATCTGGACATTGAAGGGGAGTTGGTGGACGATCGTGATCGCATAGCTGATCATGTTGTGCATTTCTATAAGGAGCTTTTCTCTCAGGACGCTCCGCTCAATCAGGACTTGTCTTGAATTTTGAACTACATTCCTTCTTTGGTTTCCGAGGATCAGGCTTCTGATCTTACTTGTGTCCCTGCTGTTGAGGAAATTAAAGCTACGGTCTTCTCGATGGATAAGGATAGCTCTCCCGGACCTGACGATTTTAATGGGATGTTTTATCACAAGGCCTGGGATGTTATCTCGGTGGATGTCATTATGGTTGTCCAACGTTTCTTCACTCATCACTATTTGGCCACTGGCATGAATTCTAACGTGCTTAGTCTTTTACCCAAGAAGAAAGATGCCCGGTATATTTCCGACTATCGGCCAATTGTGCtggggaatttcatttttaaaatcattGCTAAGATTCTCGCGGTTCGGCTCAACAGAATTGCTCCTGACATTGTCTCTGATAATCAATTATGGTTCATCAGGGGTCGCGCCATTCACGAGTGCATCATGCTTGCTTTCGAGGGCGTGAATTGCATGGAACGATCTTGTAAGGGCAAGAATATGGCTCTGAAAGTTGACATTAAGAAAGCTTTTGATACCTTTAACTGGGATTTTATCCGGATGTGCTCAAGAACTTTGGCTTTCCTAATATTTTTTGCTCTTGGATAGACACGATTCTCACTTCCGCTCGTATCTCGATTCGTTTTAACGACATTCTTCACGGTTATTTTACCTGCAGTAGAGGTGTTCGACAAGGAGACCCTCATTCTCCTATTATTTTTGGCATAGCAGAGGATGTTTTGAGCAAACTCCTTCTAGATGCTTAGATTCGGCGGCTCATTACTCCTATGCGCTATTCTAGAAGAGAGTTTTTCCTGTCCCATCTTCTTTATGCTGACGATGTCCTCTTATTTTGTCAAGCTTCTAAGAGAAATAGTGTTATGATTGATTCGGTTCTTCAAATTTATGCTTCTGTTTCTGGGCAGCACTGCAATAAGAATAAGTCAACCATCATTTTTGGAAAAGGGGTATCTACAGCACGGAAACGGCGGATCTCTCGGGCCTTGGGTTTCGGCGCTGGTTCCACTCCGTTTATTTATCTTGGGCTCCCTATTTTTGTTAGACGGGTCACTGCTggtgtaacagcccggctccagagttgacggctgtccccacagaccaacacgaatCTTTTCTAGTGTgctttgtcctcactcgcacgctccctgagtaacttcccagggggtcacccatcccagaattgctccaagccaagcacgtttaaccttggagtttcttccacatgggcaccagaaaagaagatgcatcttgttgatatgagtagcacctatcaaatcatttaagctctccaagaatatgcagtcccatacctgcatattctcgggatccctctcgttcgggtgtgttctggttcatccctgcgcccctccgcttggaagtcttaaccggagctgctccttgtccgtgcctctttgcaccggcgatcactccgtacttcgtccccaggcgtcacaggcccaccagcttccgcttggttcgtccccgaaccacaccgtactgggagaggttcggctctgataccacttgtaacagcccggctccagagttgacggctgtccccacagaccaacacgagtcttttctagcgtgctttgtcctcactcgcaagCTCCCTGAgtaacttcccagggggtcacccatcccggaattgctccaagccaagcacgcttaaccttggagtttttTCCacatgggcaccagaaaagaagatgcatcttgttgatatgagtagcacctatcaaatcatttaagctctcctcgaatatgcagtctcatacctgcatattctcgggatccctctcgttcgggtgtgttccggttcatccttgcgcccctccgcttggaagtcttaaccggagccgctctttgtccgtgcctctttgcaccggcgatcactccgtacttcgtccccgggcaTCACAGCTAGAAAGCTCGCCCCGATTAAAGATAAAATTTTGGCGCACTTCCCGCGTTGGCAAGGAAAGCAATTATCCATGGCCGGTCGGATTTGTCTGGTTAATTCGGTGATCAACAGTTCTGTTGTTCATAGCATGCTCGTGTACAAATGGCCGGTTAAGCTGCTTCATGAACTTGATCGTGCTTGTAGATCTTTCATTTGGACAGGGAGTATTTTGCAGAAGTCGGTCTCTTTGGTTAATTGGAACAAAATGAGGGCTATTAAGGCCAAGGAGGAGCCAGTATTaaatctttcttggatattaACTCTTGCTTTATGTATAGACTTGGCTGGTACATCATGAAGTTGGGCTCGTTTGGATACTCTCTTCTTCGGAAAAGTATCTCACCAGAGTTATGGAGCCGGTCTCGCGGTGGGTTTTTTCTTCTATTTGGACTGGGGTTCGTCACTCCATTCGCTCCTTGGCTGCTGATTCTTTCTGCATGGTTGGGCTGGGTGACACTATTTATTTCTGGAGAGACAATTGGCTTGATTATCGTCTTTCTGAGAGGCTGAAAATTTCGGATTACATGCTACCTTTATTTCATCAAAAGGTTTCAGATTATTTCTTTGATGGTACTTGGCATCTTACCGAGAGCTTTGTCAGTGCCTTTCCAACCGTGGCTTTGGATATCATCATGACCCCTATTTCTGCTGAGAAAGATGATAGAGCTTGGGTTCATTcgagctttggagaggttaccGCGGCTCTAGCTTTTGATCATATTCGCCCCTATTTTCCTATCGTTGATTGGGGTGGCTAGATTTGGGCCCCTTTTATTCCTACGCGCAGATCATTGCTAGTCTGGCGCGCTATTATAGGAAGGTTATCCACTTTTGATGCACTGCAAAGACATGGTTTCTTGGGGCATAACCACTGCTCCCTTTGTTGCGGCAATGAGGAAACAACAGACCATATCATCTGGTCTTGCTCGCTTTCTAAGGCTATTTGGAAGGATTTCATGAGCTAGTTTAATCTAGAGTTGTCGGATTATTATGATATTGGCAGCTTCATCAGATATGCTATGGGTTTTAAGGCTGGAAAACAAGTGTATAACATTTGGCAGGTTGGGGTCGTTTCGTTGATTTGGAGCTTATGGAATCATCgcaatgatattattttcaaCGCTAGAGCCCCTTCTCGACATGCTGTTCTGATTCAGCTCAAGGTTTTCTTGACTGAGGCGGCAAATAACTTCGACTTAGGGCCGATGAACAATTCTATTTTGGACCTTCTAATTCTTAGAGCTCTCTCGATCCCCGGCAAGGCTAAGCGGCCTCTGACTTACATCTACATCACGTGGCAGCTCCCTCTCCTCCCAACTGGGTCAAAATTAATACTGATGGGTCCATCCGAAATGGCATCATACACGCTGGATGGGTTGCACGTAATGCTTTCAATGAGGTGATCGGCTGCTTTCATTTCTCTGGGGGTAGGGGCGCGGCTTTTGAAGCGGAGCTTTTTGCTCTCATTATTGCTATAGAGAGCGCCCATAAAACGGGTTGGCAGCAAGTCTGGTTTGAGGCCGACTCCACGTTCACTGTTAGTCTCCTGAGCTCTCGCTCTTTAAGTGTTCCTTGGCGTTTCAAAGCTCGTTGGATTCAGGCGTTATCTTATGCGGCTACCTTTTCTTACCGCATCTCTCATATTTATCGTGAGCGCAATAGAGTCGCGGATTGTTTGGCCTCTCATGTTAAAGATGAAGGTTATTGGTTTCATGATGTTGCAGATATTAGACAGCTGGTTATGGAGGATCTTTATCTTCCTTTCTTCACTCGCGTGGTCGACTAGTTGCTTCGTGAGTTCTTCTTGCGGCAGATTGAGCTGGCTGTTGCCGTTCCTTTGTTGCTTGTTCTTTAGTTCTTTTTGTTGTTGGGGAGGAGAAAACCGGATGGTTTAGGgacaatggttaggccggagtctTTGAAGCTATCTTATCGTTTCTCTTTTCCCTTTCTTTGTGTTCGGCTTTGacgggcactctttttcctATACTGGATTTTTCCCCTTGGGGTTTTTCCACGataggttttaatgaggctcggcccttagtctgtgTTTCTGTGCTTTCTAGGGTTTTTTTCGTTTTTGCTTTTTCTTGGttctttataaaatttatatttctattattaatattgaatattttttcttgAATTGAAGTGAACGACTTTTGAAAAGAATTAGAATAAGAAAAAAGCAGAGAAAGAAAATTTGgtggaaaaaattgaaagcaTAGAGAAAATTTACCGGTAAAAAActcctcttatatatatattataaataaaattttaactgaatatatttgaacttaataatgaaaaaaaagaattcataaTTATAACAACTGAtattatgaagaaaaaaaataagttaagcgaaaaaaataaaaaataaaaattaaatttattcaacaaaaaatgagagattagagagattttttttacaattttaattattaaataaatataatttttatatattaaattcaatatttacataaattatatcaaattaaCGCACTTGtcgtgatttttaatttgaccaaatattttataattagttgaattttgTTAATcattgaaaagaaataaaatagaaaaataagatgacaaagaaaaagaaaaaatatactctctccgtcccagctgaaatgtcatgtttcttttcggcacagaggGAGTAGTtgacaaataaaccttcaattttattataatcacaaaattaccacttacttttaaaattgatttcaacttAAAGTTGCCtttttaatactccatccgtccttgAAATGTTGTCCTAATTAACTTgctattttggtccgtccacaaaaagttgtcataatctatttttagtaaatttgtGTGTCAATTTCTCCACTTACTAACATGTGAGCCACATTCTCCAttcactaacttaattaatttgttcCAGTTTTCTTTATTTGTGGGCTTCTTTCTccactaactaaataaacaacacaatttttttaaaactcgtgcctccctcgtgcaatgcacgacggatggagtatattacTGGCATTTGCATCTC
It contains:
- the LOC130994359 gene encoding uncharacterized protein LOC130994359, with the translated sequence MGFKAGKQVYNIWQVGVVSLIWSLWNHRNDIIFNARAPSRHAVLIQLKVFLTEAANNFDLGPMNNSILDLLILRALSIPGKAKRPLTYIYITWQLPLLPTGGAAFEAELFALIIAIESAHKTGWQQVWFEADSTFTVSLLSSRSLSVPWRFKARWIQALSYAATFSYRISHIYRERNRVADCLASHVKDEGYWFHDVADIRQLVMEDLYLPFFTRVVD